In Streptomyces sp. NBC_00483, a single window of DNA contains:
- a CDS encoding glutamate decarboxylase — MSPLHQSPADRYGKPDERPIAVNPFYGEANPTAGMTDAPPKHRMPNGPLAPMTAYQLVRDELMLDGNARLNLATFVTTWMEPQAGILMDECRDKNMIDKDEYPRTAELERRCVAMLADLWNAPDPSATVGCSTTGSSEACMLAGMALKRRWARRNADRYPSREARPNLVMGVNVQVCWEKFCTFWEVEARQVPMEGDRFHLDPAAAAELCDENTIGVVGILGSTFDGSYEPIAELCAALDELQAKTGLDIPVHVDGASGAMVAPFLDPDLVWDFRLPRVASINTSGHKYGLVYPGVGWALWRDAEALPEELVFRVNYLGGDMPTFALNFSRPGAQVVAQYYTFLRLGREGFRAVQQATRQVARGLADRIEALGDFQLITRGDELPVFAFTTTSDVKAYDVFDVSRRLRERGWLVPAYTFPAHREDLAVLRVVCRNGFSSDLAELLVEDLGQLLPELRKQPHPSVPDKGAATGFHH, encoded by the coding sequence ATGTCACCTCTGCATCAGAGCCCGGCCGACCGCTACGGCAAACCCGACGAGCGCCCCATCGCCGTCAACCCCTTCTACGGTGAGGCGAATCCGACGGCAGGGATGACGGACGCCCCGCCCAAGCACCGGATGCCGAACGGCCCGCTCGCGCCCATGACCGCGTATCAACTCGTCCGTGACGAGCTGATGCTGGACGGGAACGCGCGTCTCAACCTCGCCACCTTCGTCACCACGTGGATGGAGCCCCAGGCGGGCATCCTCATGGACGAGTGCCGGGACAAGAACATGATCGACAAGGACGAGTACCCGCGGACGGCGGAGCTGGAGCGACGCTGCGTCGCCATGCTCGCCGACCTGTGGAACGCGCCCGACCCGTCCGCCACCGTGGGGTGTTCGACCACCGGGTCGAGCGAGGCGTGCATGCTGGCCGGGATGGCGCTCAAGCGGCGCTGGGCGCGGAGGAACGCCGACCGCTACCCCTCGCGCGAGGCCCGCCCCAATCTCGTCATGGGCGTGAACGTGCAGGTGTGCTGGGAGAAGTTCTGCACGTTCTGGGAGGTGGAGGCGCGGCAGGTGCCGATGGAGGGCGACCGGTTCCATCTCGATCCGGCCGCGGCGGCGGAGCTGTGCGACGAGAACACGATCGGCGTCGTCGGCATCCTCGGCTCCACCTTCGACGGCTCGTACGAGCCGATCGCCGAGCTGTGCGCGGCGCTCGACGAGTTGCAGGCGAAGACGGGCCTCGACATCCCCGTGCATGTGGACGGGGCGTCGGGCGCGATGGTCGCGCCGTTCCTGGACCCGGATCTGGTGTGGGACTTCCGGCTGCCGCGGGTGGCGTCGATCAACACGTCGGGGCACAAGTACGGGCTCGTCTACCCGGGAGTCGGGTGGGCGCTGTGGCGCGACGCGGAGGCGCTTCCGGAGGAACTCGTCTTCCGGGTCAACTACTTGGGCGGCGACATGCCGACCTTCGCGCTCAACTTCTCGCGGCCGGGAGCCCAAGTGGTCGCCCAGTACTACACGTTCCTGCGTCTCGGCAGGGAGGGATTCCGGGCCGTTCAGCAGGCGACGCGGCAGGTGGCGCGCGGACTCGCCGACCGGATCGAGGCGCTCGGCGACTTCCAACTCATCACCAGGGGCGACGAGTTGCCGGTGTTCGCGTTCACGACGACGTCGGACGTGAAGGCGTACGACGTGTTCGACGTGTCGCGGCGCCTTCGGGAGCGGGGGTGGCTGGTGCCGGCGTACACCTTCCCGGCGCACCGGGAGGATCTCGCGGTGCTGCGGGTGGTGTGCCGCAACGGGTTCTCGTCGGACCTGGCGGAACTCCTGGTGGAGGACCTCGGCCAGCTCCTCCCGGAGCTGCGCAAGCAGCCGCACCCCTCCGTGCCTGACAAGGGTGCGGCCACCGGGTTCCACCACTGA
- a CDS encoding ABC transporter permease, producing MSTPAVLAVTDSWTMTRRELAHWARQPVQVVVGLVFPVMLLVMFGYLIGGGKGVEGGSDGYVAFLVPGMLALTMAFGLESTMVAVTQDLNKGVIDRFRSMPMTNGAVLVGRSVADMLQSLASIVVMAGVGLAIGWRVHGSFGAVLGAFGLLLLLRFAMLWMGIYLAMVAGRPELVQAVQILVWPVGFLSNAFTVPSTMPDWLGAVVEWNPMSATASSVRHLFGNPGGADEVLLAVAWPVGLVAVFLPLAVRRFARLSH from the coding sequence ATGAGTACACCGGCGGTCCTGGCGGTCACGGACTCCTGGACGATGACCCGGCGCGAACTCGCCCACTGGGCACGGCAACCGGTCCAGGTCGTGGTCGGCCTGGTCTTCCCCGTGATGCTGCTCGTGATGTTCGGCTACCTGATCGGGGGCGGCAAGGGCGTCGAGGGCGGCTCCGACGGCTATGTGGCCTTCCTCGTGCCCGGCATGCTCGCGCTGACCATGGCGTTCGGCCTGGAGTCGACGATGGTGGCGGTCACCCAGGACCTCAACAAGGGGGTGATCGACCGGTTCCGGTCCATGCCGATGACCAACGGGGCGGTCCTCGTGGGCCGTTCGGTCGCGGACATGCTGCAATCCCTGGCGTCGATCGTGGTCATGGCAGGCGTAGGCCTCGCCATCGGCTGGCGGGTGCACGGCTCGTTCGGCGCGGTGCTCGGGGCCTTCGGGCTGCTGCTCCTGCTGCGCTTCGCGATGCTGTGGATGGGGATCTATCTGGCCATGGTGGCGGGGAGGCCGGAGCTGGTGCAGGCCGTGCAGATCCTGGTGTGGCCGGTCGGGTTCCTCTCCAACGCCTTTACGGTGCCGTCCACCATGCCGGACTGGCTGGGCGCGGTGGTCGAGTGGAACCCGATGTCGGCCACGGCCTCCTCGGTCCGCCACCTCTTCGGCAACCCGGGAGGCGCGGACGAGGTGCTGCTCGCGGTGGCGTGGCCGGTGGGGCTCGTGGCGGTCTTCCTTCCGCTGGCGGTACGGAGGTTCGCGAGGTTGAGCCACTGA
- a CDS encoding ATP-binding cassette domain-containing protein, giving the protein MTDAIVAEGVRKRYGEKAALDGLDLAVGRGTVHGLLGPNGAGKTTAVRVMTTLLRADEGRVEVAGHDVRRSPDAVRHRIGLLGQHAALDEELSGRQNLEMFGRLHHLGARRAGVRADELLARFGLGDTGRKAVKAYSGGMRRRLDLAASLITDPEVLFLDEPTTGLDPRGRAEVWHAVRSLVGGGTTVLLTTQYLEEADQLADRVSVVDRGRVVADGSPDELKAKLGGDRIDVVVRDAAQLPLVAPMLPAGATVDADRRLVSAPVTDRMAALTDVVRALQETGVEAEDVALRRPTLDEVFLHLTEVPA; this is encoded by the coding sequence ATGACGGACGCGATCGTCGCCGAGGGAGTGCGGAAGCGGTACGGGGAGAAGGCGGCACTCGACGGCCTCGACCTGGCCGTGGGTCGGGGCACCGTGCACGGCCTCCTCGGGCCGAACGGGGCGGGCAAGACCACCGCCGTACGCGTCATGACGACGCTGCTGAGGGCCGACGAGGGCCGCGTCGAGGTGGCGGGCCACGATGTGCGGCGCAGCCCGGACGCGGTCCGCCACCGCATCGGCCTGCTCGGCCAGCACGCGGCGCTCGACGAGGAGTTGAGCGGCCGGCAGAACCTGGAGATGTTCGGCCGGCTGCACCACCTGGGCGCCCGGCGCGCGGGCGTGCGGGCCGACGAACTCCTGGCCCGCTTCGGCCTCGGGGACACCGGCCGCAAGGCGGTCAAGGCGTACAGCGGCGGCATGCGGCGCCGCCTCGACCTCGCCGCGTCGCTCATCACGGACCCGGAGGTCCTCTTCCTCGACGAGCCGACGACGGGCCTCGACCCGCGCGGCCGCGCCGAGGTGTGGCACGCGGTGCGCTCGCTGGTCGGCGGCGGCACGACGGTGCTGCTGACCACGCAGTACCTGGAGGAGGCGGACCAGCTGGCCGACCGGGTCTCGGTGGTCGACCGGGGCCGGGTCGTGGCGGACGGCAGCCCGGACGAGCTGAAGGCGAAGCTGGGCGGCGACCGGATCGACGTCGTCGTCCGGGACGCGGCGCAGCTGCCGCTCGTCGCCCCGATGCTGCCCGCGGGCGCCACGGTCGACGCCGACCGTCGCCTGGTGAGCGCTCCGGTGACCGACCGGATGGCCGCGCTCACCGACGTCGTACGAGCCCTTCAGGAGACCGGGGTCGAGGCGGAGGACGTGGCGCTGCGCCGCCCCACGCTCGACGAGGTGTTCCTGCATCTGACGGAGGTCCCCGCATGA
- a CDS encoding PadR family transcriptional regulator, with translation MSAIRLLVLGAVRQHGRAHGYQVRNDLEYWGAHEWSNAKPGSIYHALKQMAKQGLLRAHEVAPSTVGGPPRTEYELTDQGQEEYLALVRASLTSYDQRPDILTAALGCMVDLPREEVVGLLKERVRHMEEWRRSVTECYTPEEGPEQLGHIGEIMNHWVFSADTGAQWTKGLIARIEGGSYTFAGEGEPFVGVLAEGQENPFAAGEHPGERGR, from the coding sequence ATGTCAGCGATCCGCCTGCTGGTTCTCGGGGCCGTACGTCAGCACGGCCGCGCGCACGGCTATCAAGTGCGCAACGACCTGGAGTACTGGGGCGCCCACGAGTGGTCGAACGCCAAGCCCGGCTCGATCTACCACGCGCTCAAGCAGATGGCGAAGCAAGGGCTGCTGCGCGCCCACGAGGTCGCGCCCTCCACGGTCGGCGGCCCGCCGCGCACCGAGTACGAGCTCACGGATCAGGGTCAGGAGGAGTACCTCGCCCTGGTCCGCGCGTCCCTGACCTCGTACGACCAGCGGCCCGACATCCTCACCGCTGCGCTCGGCTGCATGGTGGACCTGCCGCGCGAGGAGGTCGTGGGGCTGCTCAAGGAGCGGGTGCGGCACATGGAGGAGTGGCGGCGCTCCGTCACGGAGTGCTACACGCCCGAGGAGGGCCCCGAACAGCTGGGCCACATCGGCGAGATCATGAACCACTGGGTCTTCTCCGCCGACACCGGCGCGCAGTGGACCAAGGGCCTGATCGCCCGCATCGAGGGCGGCTCCTACACCTTCGCGGGCGAGGGTGAACCCTTCGTCGGCGTGCTCGCGGAGGGGCAGGAGAACCCGTTCGCTGCGGGGGAGCACCCCGGGGAGCGCGGCCGCTAA
- a CDS encoding VOC family protein, with protein MNITHASFLTLPVTDQDRALRFYVDVLGFEVVVDREMPPGRWLQVAPAGAQTVFTLAGPGMGDFTPGSARGIMFVTTDVDADCDRLRAAGVEVGGPEQLPWGRMAGFTDPDGNSLMLITENETGSF; from the coding sequence ATGAACATCACCCACGCCTCCTTCCTCACCCTCCCCGTCACCGACCAGGACCGCGCGCTGCGCTTCTACGTCGACGTGCTCGGCTTCGAGGTCGTCGTCGACCGCGAGATGCCGCCGGGGCGCTGGCTGCAGGTGGCGCCCGCCGGGGCCCAGACCGTTTTCACGCTGGCCGGACCCGGCATGGGCGATTTCACGCCCGGATCGGCGCGGGGGATCATGTTCGTCACGACCGATGTCGACGCCGACTGCGACCGCCTCAGGGCCGCGGGCGTCGAGGTCGGCGGACCCGAGCAGCTGCCGTGGGGCCGGATGGCAGGCTTCACCGACCCGGACGGCAACAGCCTGATGCTGATCACCGAGAACGAGACAGGAAGCTTCTGA
- a CDS encoding metalloregulator ArsR/SmtB family transcription factor, with amino-acid sequence MPPASARTTTGQDPDRIFAALASGTRREILRLLREQGPQPAGAVANRFDMARPSLSEHLKVLRDAGLVSEERSGRQRIYRLEAAPLADVQDWLHPYERFWRKKLSDLSDVLDAMPDDDAS; translated from the coding sequence ATGCCACCCGCGAGCGCGCGCACCACCACCGGCCAGGACCCTGACCGGATCTTCGCCGCGCTCGCCAGCGGCACCCGGCGCGAGATCCTGCGCCTGCTGCGGGAGCAAGGGCCGCAGCCGGCCGGGGCCGTGGCGAACCGCTTCGACATGGCCCGGCCCAGCCTCTCCGAGCATCTGAAGGTGCTGCGCGACGCGGGACTCGTCTCCGAGGAGCGCTCGGGCCGGCAGCGGATCTACCGCCTGGAGGCCGCACCGCTCGCCGACGTGCAGGACTGGCTGCATCCCTACGAGCGGTTCTGGCGGAAGAAGCTGAGTGACCTCAGCGACGTACTGGACGCCATGCCCGACGATGACGCCTCATGA
- a CDS encoding SRPBCC family protein encodes MSISEPDPTPDPTTITVDQFFPHPPAKVWRALTEPELIRRWMMPGGEKFRLAVGHRYAMTAVPRPNTNFSGTVEAEVLAYEDERMLRMRWTDRDSANSADWTITWTLYSEGRGTRLFLVHEGFDPDDPAQAMARKIMDGGWRSHVMRALGQALSEL; translated from the coding sequence ATGAGCATCAGTGAGCCCGACCCGACGCCCGATCCCACCACCATCACGGTCGACCAGTTCTTTCCCCATCCGCCCGCGAAGGTGTGGCGGGCACTGACCGAGCCCGAACTGATCCGGCGCTGGATGATGCCGGGCGGTGAGAAGTTCCGGCTCGCGGTCGGGCACCGATACGCGATGACGGCGGTGCCGCGGCCCAACACCAATTTCTCCGGCACCGTCGAGGCCGAGGTTCTCGCCTACGAGGACGAGCGGATGCTGCGCATGCGCTGGACGGATCGAGATTCGGCCAATTCCGCGGACTGGACGATCACTTGGACGCTGTACTCCGAAGGCCGTGGGACGCGCCTTTTCTTGGTTCATGAAGGATTCGATCCGGACGACCCGGCCCAGGCGATGGCTCGAAAGATCATGGACGGTGGTTGGCGTTCGCATGTAATGCGGGCACTGGGGCAGGCGCTTTCCGAGCTGTAA
- a CDS encoding DUF397 domain-containing protein, translated as MHHVYNGMAATELHGVVWQKSRHSNSQGSCVEFAKLPGGRIAVRNSNFPEGPALVYTPAEIEAMLLGVKDGEFDHLTAGA; from the coding sequence GTGCACCACGTGTACAACGGCATGGCGGCCACGGAGTTGCACGGAGTGGTCTGGCAGAAGAGCAGGCACAGCAACTCGCAGGGTTCCTGCGTGGAGTTCGCGAAGTTGCCCGGCGGAAGGATCGCCGTGCGCAACTCGAACTTTCCGGAGGGGCCCGCGCTCGTCTATACGCCCGCGGAGATAGAGGCGATGCTCCTCGGCGTGAAGGACGGGGAATTCGACCATCTGACGGCCGGGGCCTGA
- a CDS encoding ATP-binding protein, with product MGTDGSTMLEPLRQGLPPVDPSAVSSTASCALPARYEAVRCAREFSRRTLADWEALERFDDICLVVSELVTNSLRHGLPADTPHSQDPPVRLHLMHWSSRVVCAVRDPSNDSPVAQEVDIDADFSAESGRGLFLVDSFADSWGWHPLAGALSGKVVWALFRL from the coding sequence ATGGGGACGGACGGATCGACCATGCTCGAGCCTTTAAGGCAGGGGTTGCCCCCGGTCGACCCCTCGGCGGTCTCCAGCACCGCGTCCTGCGCTCTGCCCGCCCGCTATGAAGCGGTGCGCTGCGCAAGGGAGTTCAGTCGCAGGACGCTCGCCGACTGGGAAGCGTTGGAGCGCTTCGACGATATTTGCCTCGTCGTCTCCGAACTGGTCACCAATTCCCTGCGGCACGGCCTCCCGGCGGACACCCCGCACTCCCAGGATCCGCCCGTACGGCTCCACTTGATGCATTGGTCTTCGCGCGTAGTGTGCGCGGTCCGTGATCCCAGTAACGACAGTCCGGTCGCCCAAGAGGTGGACATCGACGCCGACTTCTCGGCGGAGTCGGGGCGCGGACTGTTCCTCGTCGACTCCTTCGCCGACAGTTGGGGCTGGCACCCCTTGGCCGGAGCGCTGAGCGGAAAAGTCGTCTGGGCGCTCTTCAGGTTGTGA
- a CDS encoding helix-turn-helix domain-containing protein produces MTAGEAWGSPQALNSGGGSVVRRILLGSQLRRLRESHGITREAAGYSIRASESKISRMELGRVSFKTRDVADLLTLYGVDDEAERSALLSLAKEANVAGWWHSYSDVLPGWFPTYLGLEGAATQIRGYEAQFVHGLLQTEGYAHAVVEQGMKGAAREDIERRVALRIERQKLLVDERSPEVHIVLDEATVRRVQGGREVMRGQLEHLIELTSLPHLTLQIMPFSHGWHPGESGTFTILTFPESDLSDVVFLEQLTSALYLDKREDVAQYERAMTELSDQCPSPEDSARLLRDALSELA; encoded by the coding sequence GTGACCGCTGGGGAGGCATGGGGGTCGCCCCAGGCGCTGAACTCTGGTGGAGGCTCGGTGGTGCGACGCATCCTGCTGGGCTCACAGCTGAGGCGCCTGCGGGAATCGCACGGGATCACCCGCGAGGCCGCCGGCTACTCGATTCGTGCCTCCGAATCGAAGATCAGCCGCATGGAGTTGGGACGGGTGAGCTTCAAGACGCGCGATGTCGCCGACCTGCTGACGCTGTACGGAGTGGATGACGAGGCGGAGCGCTCTGCGCTGCTCTCGCTCGCGAAGGAGGCCAACGTCGCGGGCTGGTGGCACAGTTACAGCGACGTGCTGCCCGGCTGGTTCCCGACGTACCTCGGGCTCGAAGGCGCGGCGACCCAGATCCGCGGCTACGAGGCCCAGTTCGTGCACGGCCTGCTGCAGACCGAGGGCTATGCCCACGCGGTCGTCGAGCAGGGCATGAAGGGGGCCGCGCGCGAGGACATCGAGCGGCGGGTCGCCCTGCGCATCGAACGGCAGAAGCTGCTGGTCGACGAGCGGTCTCCGGAGGTGCACATCGTGCTCGACGAGGCCACGGTGCGGCGCGTACAGGGCGGCCGCGAGGTGATGCGCGGACAGCTGGAGCACCTCATCGAGCTGACCTCGCTCCCCCATCTGACCCTGCAAATCATGCCGTTCAGCCACGGCTGGCACCCCGGCGAGTCCGGCACGTTCACGATTCTCACGTTCCCGGAGTCCGACCTCTCGGACGTCGTCTTCCTCGAACAGCTCACCAGCGCCCTGTATTTGGACAAGCGCGAGGACGTGGCGCAGTACGAGAGGGCGATGACGGAACTCTCGGACCAGTGCCCCTCGCCCGAGGACAGTGCGCGACTACTGCGTGACGCGCTGTCCGAATTGGCATGA